One window from the genome of Perca flavescens isolate YP-PL-M2 chromosome 17, PFLA_1.0, whole genome shotgun sequence encodes:
- the tmem14a gene encoding transmembrane protein 14A, producing the protein MAVDWIGFGYAAAIAIGGFIGYKRKGSVMSLMAGLVFGWFSAYGAYNISNDPKDIKVLLITSGVLSFVMGTRYKKSGKFLPAGLMSGLSLLMVFRLLLLFMV; encoded by the exons ATGGCAGTGGACTGGATTGGATTTGGCTATGCTGCAGCCATTGCCATTGGAGGATTTATTGGATACAAGAGAAAAG GCAGCGTGATGTCCCTGATGGCTGGTTTAGTTTTTGGTTGGTTCTCCGCTTATGGTGCATACAACATCTCTAATGACCCAAAAGACATCAAGGTCTTATTGA ttaccTCGGGAGTCCTCTCATTCGTGATGGGAACGAGATACAAGAAATCTGGAAAATTCCTGCCTGCTGGCCTTATGTCAGGGCTAAG TTTGTTGATGGTGTTCCGACTGTTACTACTCTTCATGGTGTGA